In Eschrichtius robustus isolate mEscRob2 chromosome 2, mEscRob2.pri, whole genome shotgun sequence, a single window of DNA contains:
- the TNFAIP8 gene encoding tumor necrosis factor alpha-induced protein 8 isoform X3 yields MATDVFNSKNLAVQAQKKILGKMASKSIATTLIDDTSSEVLDELYRVTKEYTQNKKEAEKIIKNLIKTVIKLAILYRNNQFNQDELALMEKFKKKVHQLAMTVVSFHQVDFTFDRNVLSRLLNECREMLHQVIQRHLTAKSHGRVNNVFDHFSDCDFLAALYNPFGNFKPHLQKLCDGINKMLDEENI; encoded by the coding sequence TGGCCACAGATGTCTTTAATTCCAAAAACCTGGCCGTTCAGGCACAAAAGAAGATCTTGGGTAAAATGGCGTCCAAATCCATCGCTACCACCTTAATCGATGACACAAGCAGCGAAGTGCTGGATGAGCTCTACAGGGTGACCAAAGAGTACACCCAGAACaagaaggaggcagagaagaTCATCAAAAACCTCATCAAAACGGTCATCAAGCTGGCCATTCTTTACAGGAATAATCAGTTTAACCAAGATGAGCTAGCACTGATGGAGAAATTCAAGAAGAAAGTTCATCAACTTGCTATGACCGTGGTCAGTTTCCATCAGGTGGATTTCACCTTTGACCGGAATGTGTTATCCAGGCTGTTAAATGAGTGTAGAGAGATGCTCCACCAGGTCATCCAGCGTCACCTCACCGCCAAGTCACATGGACGGGTTAATAATGTCTTTGATCATTTTTCAGATTGTGATTTCTTGGCTGCCTTGTATAATCCCTTTGGAAATTTTAAACCCCACTTACAAAAACTGTGTGATGGCATCAACAAAATGTTAGACGAAGAGAACATATGA
- the TNFAIP8 gene encoding tumor necrosis factor alpha-induced protein 8 isoform X2, which produces MRKPPCLLFLHKVATDVFNSKNLAVQAQKKILGKMASKSIATTLIDDTSSEVLDELYRVTKEYTQNKKEAEKIIKNLIKTVIKLAILYRNNQFNQDELALMEKFKKKVHQLAMTVVSFHQVDFTFDRNVLSRLLNECREMLHQVIQRHLTAKSHGRVNNVFDHFSDCDFLAALYNPFGNFKPHLQKLCDGINKMLDEENI; this is translated from the coding sequence TGGCCACAGATGTCTTTAATTCCAAAAACCTGGCCGTTCAGGCACAAAAGAAGATCTTGGGTAAAATGGCGTCCAAATCCATCGCTACCACCTTAATCGATGACACAAGCAGCGAAGTGCTGGATGAGCTCTACAGGGTGACCAAAGAGTACACCCAGAACaagaaggaggcagagaagaTCATCAAAAACCTCATCAAAACGGTCATCAAGCTGGCCATTCTTTACAGGAATAATCAGTTTAACCAAGATGAGCTAGCACTGATGGAGAAATTCAAGAAGAAAGTTCATCAACTTGCTATGACCGTGGTCAGTTTCCATCAGGTGGATTTCACCTTTGACCGGAATGTGTTATCCAGGCTGTTAAATGAGTGTAGAGAGATGCTCCACCAGGTCATCCAGCGTCACCTCACCGCCAAGTCACATGGACGGGTTAATAATGTCTTTGATCATTTTTCAGATTGTGATTTCTTGGCTGCCTTGTATAATCCCTTTGGAAATTTTAAACCCCACTTACAAAAACTGTGTGATGGCATCAACAAAATGTTAGACGAAGAGAACATATGA
- the TNFAIP8 gene encoding tumor necrosis factor alpha-induced protein 8 isoform X4: MASKSIATTLIDDTSSEVLDELYRVTKEYTQNKKEAEKIIKNLIKTVIKLAILYRNNQFNQDELALMEKFKKKVHQLAMTVVSFHQVDFTFDRNVLSRLLNECREMLHQVIQRHLTAKSHGRVNNVFDHFSDCDFLAALYNPFGNFKPHLQKLCDGINKMLDEENI, from the coding sequence ATGGCGTCCAAATCCATCGCTACCACCTTAATCGATGACACAAGCAGCGAAGTGCTGGATGAGCTCTACAGGGTGACCAAAGAGTACACCCAGAACaagaaggaggcagagaagaTCATCAAAAACCTCATCAAAACGGTCATCAAGCTGGCCATTCTTTACAGGAATAATCAGTTTAACCAAGATGAGCTAGCACTGATGGAGAAATTCAAGAAGAAAGTTCATCAACTTGCTATGACCGTGGTCAGTTTCCATCAGGTGGATTTCACCTTTGACCGGAATGTGTTATCCAGGCTGTTAAATGAGTGTAGAGAGATGCTCCACCAGGTCATCCAGCGTCACCTCACCGCCAAGTCACATGGACGGGTTAATAATGTCTTTGATCATTTTTCAGATTGTGATTTCTTGGCTGCCTTGTATAATCCCTTTGGAAATTTTAAACCCCACTTACAAAAACTGTGTGATGGCATCAACAAAATGTTAGACGAAGAGAACATATGA